In Corylus avellana chromosome ca2, CavTom2PMs-1.0, the following proteins share a genomic window:
- the LOC132171782 gene encoding uncharacterized protein LOC132171782, which yields MSNSGLTAGIMNLYDQWNIQGFVILSLWLQTILILFAPLKKRTRNVIVVLLSLLAYLVADWAVSVAVGLITYSQKEVRDHHDSQKFPNDDYVGILAFWAPFLLLHHLPEQDNAGLWQRQFIGLLNRVFNGLTVFRQSLPRNKLSVPTILLFVAGTLKYGERTYALFQANLNKLRESMLRAPDPGPNYAKIMEVYYGRKAAKLPIDIELIRDTMRIAPYAVDEDRLDELAAVRHAYHFFEIFKGLILDLILSFREREESRQFFYRRTPRDAFNVIAIELNFMYEVFYTKAVVVHLMFGHLVVRLISWCAVVAALSIFCTIDKHNFRKIDVEISYTLFFGAIGLDTITLFKLAFSDWTAASIQSLSTENRWKKFWKASIYRCFLPLHKYFLILKKINWCENTESIRWLGRARQFLFRRWSESLHQYNLIEYCLKDRFERIWIYPIVELGLKDFYDWMTYVSKKPFTKELWVFIFGQLEKKSKLADDPDTAKRICSARGAWVLQVSNCSKLMSYVVDVDYDQSLLIWHVATELCYSTTDEVNNSGPNHREFCKILSDYMLYLLVMQPTMMSAVAGLGQIRFRDTCAEAKKFFKRKVPQQGGLEEHKMACEMILRVNTDIRPVDLKGDRSKSVLFDACILAKNLEELKGEKWQLMCEVWVELLSYAASHCRATDHVAQLSKGGELITFVWLLMAHFGLGDHFELNEGHTTAKLIMGK from the coding sequence ATGTCTAACTCGGGCCTGACCGCCGGAATCATGAATTTGTATGATCAATGGAACATCCAAGGTTTCGTTATCTTAAGTCTCTGGTTACAGACCATTCTAATTCTGTTTGCACCACTCAAAAAGCGAACAAGAAATGTGATAGTAGTGTTGCTGAGCTTGCTAGCTTACTTGGTGGCTGATTGGGCTGTTAGCGTTGCAGTGGGACTTATTACCTACAGTCAAAAAGAGGTTCGTGATCATCATGATTCTCAGAAATTCCCTAATGATGATTATGTTGGCATTCTGGCGTTTTGggctccttttcttttgttacaccATTTACCCGAACAGGATAATGCCGGCCTTTGGCAAAGGCAATTCATTGGGCTCCTAAACCGGGTTTTTAATGGTTTAACTGTCTTCAGGCAATCCCTTCCCAGAAACAAGTTATCGGTTCCTACTATCCTTCTGTTTGTCGCTGGAACCCTCAAGTATGGTGAGCGAACATATGCTTTATTTCAAGCAAACCTGAATAAACTCAGGGAATCCATGCTTAGAGCACCTGACCCAGGGCCCAACTATGCAAAGATCATGGAGGTATACTATGGGCGGAAAGCGGCCAAACTCCCAATTGATATAGAATTGATAAGAGATACCATGCGGATTGCACCTTATGCAGTAGATGAAGACAGGCTAGATGAGCTTGCGGCGGTGAGACATGCTTATCACTTCTTTGAAATCTTCAAGGGTCTCATCTTGGATCTCATCTTAAGTTTCCGCGAACGTGAGGAGAGCCGACAGTTTTTTTATAGGAGAACCCCAAGAGATGCCTTTAATGTGATAGCAATTGAACTCAACTTCATGTATGAGGTTTTCTATACGAAGGCTGTTGTGGTGCATTTAATGTTTGGACACCTTGTTGTTCGGTTGATATCTTGGTGTGCGGTTGTGGCAGCCCTTTCAATCTTCTGTACAATAGATAAGCATAATTTCCGCAAGATTGACGTTGAAATTAGCTATACCTTGTTCTTTGGTGCCATAGGCTTGGATACAATTACTCTCTTTAAGTTGGCTTTCTCTGATTGGACTGCTGCTTCCATCCAGAGCTTGTCGACAGAAAATAGATGGAAAAAATTCTGGAAAGCTTCTATATACAGATGCTTCCTCCCTCTCCACAAATACTTTCTCATTCTCAAGAAGATAAACTGGTGCGAAAATACAGAATCAATAAGGTGGCTGGGACGAGCTAGACAATTCCTATTCCGGAGGTGGTCTGAATCTCTACATCAATACAACTTGATAGAATATTGTTTGAAAGACCGTTTTGAACGTATATGGATTTATCCCATTGTGGAATTGGGTCTTAAGGATTTCTATGATTGGATGACTTACGTTTCCAAGAAACCATTTACAAAAGAGCTATGGGTTTTCATCTTTGGTCAGCTGGAAAAGAAATCCAAACTTGCAGATGATCCTGACACTGCGAAGAGGATATGTTCAGCTCGAGGGGCTTGGGTTCTACAAGTTAGTAATTGTAGTAAGTTGATGTCTTATGTTGTTGATGTTGATTATGATCAGAGCCTTCTAATTTGGCATGTTGCTACAGAACTCTGCTATAGTACTACGGATGAAGTCAACAACAGTGGCCCTAATCATCGTGAATTCTGTAAGATCCTCTCGGATTATATGCTATATCTTCTAGTTATGCAGCCTACTATGATGTCTGCTGTAGCAGGTCTTGGCCAAATAAGATTTCGCGATACCTGTGCCGAGgccaaaaaattcttcaaaagaaaGGTTCCACAACAAGGAGGACTAGAAGAACATAAAATGGCATGTGAAATGATCCTTCGAGTAAATACTGATATCAGACCTGTTGATTTAAAGGGTGACAGAAGCAAATCTGTGCTTTTTGATGCATGTATTCTCGCCAAAAATCTAGAAGAGTTGAAGGGAGAGAAATGGCAGCTAATGTGTGAAGTGTGGGTTGAATTGTTGTCTTATGCTGCAAGCCATTGCAGGGCCACTGATCATGTTGCTCAACTAAGCAAAGGAGGAGAGCTTATCACATTTGTCTGGTTATTAATGGCTCATTTTGGCTTAGGGGATCACTTCGAATTAAATGAGGGCCATACAACAGCAAAACTGATTATGGGTAAGTAA